The sequence GAGGTGGCGGTTGAACATCCCGATCGAGGAAAACAGCAGGTCGAAAGCCCGTTGATCGGCACGCGACCATGACAGGTGCATCTGTTTGCGGAACGCGGGTTCGAGGAATCCGGTGGTCAGGAACCTGTGGAACGGCCGAGTGGCGAACGCGATGGGTGCGGGCAGCATCGTGAGGTCGACGAGTTGCATCAGGTACTCGCGGACGCGGTCGTCGATGTGCACCTTGGTGAGCTGTTCGTCCCAGTAGGTCTGAAAGTCGTCGCGGGTCTTCGGCCACTGTTCCTCGCGCATCTGCAGGGTGGTGCCGAGCACCCGACTCATTTCGTAGAGGCCGTTCTGGCCGCGGTAGCGGGCCCTTGGATAGAGCGCATTGTGCACGTCCTCGGAACCCTTGTAGAGGCAGGCCGCCACCCACAACTGCAGCCCGGTATCGAAGGCGTTGTAGTCGACGGGGCTGTCCTCGGTCGACCGCACCTGGCGGTGTGCGGCATTCACCGCCTTTCGGTACGCCAGCTTCTCGGTGTCGGAGCCGTAGGCGGCGACCGCCAGGTAGGTGAACGTCGTGCGCATCCGTTTGAACGGATGCTTGGTGACATTGCCCGAGTCGACCTTGCTCTCGGCGACGCCGTGGCCGATGCCGGGCATCGACAGTTGCATGATGACGTTCGCCGCACCGGCGGCGAGTGCGACACCGGAGATGACGTCATTGAAATTGCGGGGGTGGATGACCGACACGTTGCCTCCGTTCGTTCCGGTTCGTTCAGATCGGCTCAGCCGACAGCGCTCGTCGAGTCGCCGTCGCGCAGGAGCCCCTTGACGACCTTGCCGCCGGCATTGCGTGGTAGTTCGTCGTGGACGACGAGGGCCTTCGGCTGTTTGAAGCGGGCGAGTTTGTCGTCCATCCAGACCTCGAGTTCGTCGATGGTGAGTTGCGCGCCGGGGGCCAACACGACCGCGGCGACCGGCACCTCACCCCACTTGTCGTCGGCGCGCCCGTAGACGGCGACATCGACGATGTCGGGATGGGCGAACAGCGTGTTTTCGACCTCAGCGCAGTAGACGTTCTCGCCGCCCGAGATGATCATGTCCT comes from Microthrixaceae bacterium and encodes:
- a CDS encoding oxygenase MpaB family protein produces the protein MSVIHPRNFNDVISGVALAAGAANVIMQLSMPGIGHGVAESKVDSGNVTKHPFKRMRTTFTYLAVAAYGSDTEKLAYRKAVNAAHRQVRSTEDSPVDYNAFDTGLQLWVAACLYKGSEDVHNALYPRARYRGQNGLYEMSRVLGTTLQMREEQWPKTRDDFQTYWDEQLTKVHIDDRVREYLMQLVDLTMLPAPIAFATRPFHRFLTTGFLEPAFRKQMHLSWSRADQRAFDLLFSSIGMFNRHLPTPVRAFPLNAYLYDFRQRVRSGKALV